AATAACCCCGAAAGATGAAACTTTGGACTTGAAGTACGAAGTTTTGAATCAGCTTATTACTGACCAAATTAGAGAAGACAGCATTAATGGTACTTTACATGATAACATTTATAATATTGCAGTTAAGAGAGTTTTTTTTGAAGAATTAAATGAGAACGAAGAGCCACCGCCTCCTGTTTTAGCGTTAAATTTCTCATATGATTCCATTTTTGCAATAAAAGATTCATCTTACTATAAAAATCAAGATAGAAACTTAATAAATTTTAATCTCCAAAAAAGTAAAATTAAAAAGAAATTAGATTTCATAACAACCGACGAAATTTTGAAGTTAAGTGCAAAATATGAACGGGATTTTTGGAAACAGTTTCAAAAAAAATATGGAGATAAATGTATTCAAACTTTTTCTGTTCCTTTCTTTAATAAGAATAAAACGGTTTGCCTTGTACAAAATTCAATGTCTTGTGGACCATTCTACGGTGGAGGTTCAACTTTGATTTATAAAAAAGTGAATGGGAAATGGGTGGTTTTAAAAACATATGATATTTGGGTAAGTTAGTATTATGAAAATAAAGTTTACTCTCAAAAAGCTTCAGCTAAAAGAAACGTTTTCCATTGCTTACGGAAACTACAATCATCGTGATGCATTGTTAATAGAGCTTTTCCATCAAAATTGTAAAGGTTATGGCGAATGTGTGGCGATTGATTATTACCAGATTAATCTTCACGATTTTGTTTTAAAATTAAAAGAAATTCAGCATCAAATTGAAGCGCAGAAAATCATTCATCCTAAAGATTTTTTTAAGTTTTTGTTGAGTTTAAACCTTCACTCGTTTTTGCTTTCTGCTTTAGATTGCGCGTATTGGGATCTGTTTGGAAAACTTGAAAATAAAAGTTTTTTAGAATTAAATCAACTTCCAACAGATAATTTAGTTGAAAGTTCAATCACGATTTCCATCGGAGATATTGAGAATCAAATCGATAAAATTCAGAAAAGTGAATGGACTCGATTTAAAGTAAAATGTAAAGGTTTAAATAAAAGCAATGTTGAAAAATTATTACAATTAGATAAAAGTATTGCTTTAGATTCTAATGCAAGTTTTACCGATGAAGATTGTGTTTGGCTTCAGGGAAATGGTGAGGTTCAAAAATTTTCATATTTGGAGCAACCTCGGCCAATTGACTATTATAGAATCTTAAAAAAAGAAAGTTTTGCTAATTGGATGGCAGATGAAGATTGCCAGAATATTGATTCGCTTGAGGAACTCATTCCGTATTATAAAAGCATCAATATTAAACTGATGAAATGTGGAGGATTGACTCCCGCTTTAGAAATGATAAAAAAAGCAAGAGAATTAAACTATAAAATTATGATCGGCTGCATGACAGAATCAACAGTCGGAATTTCTGCAGGATGTCTTTTAACCGGAGTCGCAGATTTTGTAGATTTAGACGGCGCCAATCTTATTTCTAATGATTATGCCACAGGGAATTTTGTAGAAAATGGCAAAATTATTCTATCCGGAAAATCTGGTTTAGGGATTGATTTAAAGTGAATTAATCGGTGAATTGTGAATAGTTAATTCGTTTCACTTGTCAATTTTATAATGTAAATCTAAGCTATACATTCGTCAGTTTGAGTATTTTTCATAATGAAATGAAGAGAAATGTATCGAATTGAATGGAGATTTAAACAAAAATAGACTTTCAAAAGAAAGCCTATTTTTTATTTACAGAAATCAAATAATCATAGACCATTTGATGTTGTTCATCATTCAATTTCGCTTTTGGAGCCATTCTGCTTAAGGTTTTTATCCATCCCTGATCGTCGTGTTTTGCTGGATCCGGTAGTTTATGGCATCTGTTGCATGAGTTTTCAAAAACTGTTTTTCCCTGTGCTAAATGTTCAGCTGAGGTAAATTTAGGACCGGTTACGGCTGTGCTTTTTGGTCCGCAAGAAACCATAAAAACAGACCCTAAAATCATATTTAAAACTAATTTTTTCATGATGATATTTTTTGTTGGTTGAATCTTTTATTTTTTCACAGACACCACATAATCGTAAACCCATTGATGTTGTTCGTCAGTTAGTTTCGCTTTTGGAGCCATAGAATTCATAATTCCTACCCATTGTACAGAAGTAAATTTGGTGGGTTCTGGCAAATCATGACATCTTTTGCATGCAGTTTCGAAGATTGTTTTTCCCTGTGCTATTTGTTCTGTGGTACTTGTCGATGATTTTGGAGCTTCAGCTACAGATGTTGCTTTGGGAGTACAAGATGCTAATAAAATAAGGGCAAATGTTGCTGCTGCAAATAGACTTTTCATATTTTTTTTAATTGTTTAAAACAAAAATAGCGAATTTTGCAGGTGATTGGTGTTTAGATATATAATTTAGAAGCATTAAAATTAATGAGCTTTTTCTCGGATTTTGCAGGTTATTTTTATATTTTTGAATGAATGAAAATTTCAACAGAAGACTTTATAGATGGGATTAAATCAGGCAATAAGCGTTTGATTGCAAAAGCCATTACTTTAGTTGAGAGCACAAAACCCGAACATCGAAGTCAGGCAGAAGAACTTTTAAAAAAGATACTTCCGTTAACAGGAAATTCAATCAGAGTGGGAATCACAGGAGTTCCCGGTGCCGGAAAATCTACTTTTATAGAAAATTTTGGAAGATTAGCGATTTCAAATAATAAAAAAGTTGCGGTTTTAGCTATCGATCCCAGTTCTGCGATTAATAAAGGTAGTATTTTGGGGGATAAAACCAGAATGGAAGAGTTGGCAAAAGAAGAAAATGCATTTATTCGTCCTTCTCCAAGTTCCGGATTTTTGGGCGGAGTTGCCAATACTACTTTTGAAACGATGATGATTTGCGAAGCTGCAGGATACGATTATATTTTAATCGAAACCGTCGGAGTAGGGCAGTCTGAAGTTTTGGTTTCAGATATTACCGATGTTTTTTTGTTTCTGAAAATTATTGGCGGTGGTGACGAACTTCAGGGAATAAAGCGCGGAATCATGGAAATGGTCGATATTATTTTCATTAATAAAGTAGAAGAAAGTAATCTGCAAAAAGCCAAAAATACCAAGCTTGAACTAAAACGTGCATTAGATTTTCTTCCTGCAAAAGAAAAAGACTGGAAAGTTCCTGTTTTGTTGGGTTCTGCTTTACATAATGAAGGATTGAATGATGTCTATCAGAAAATTAATGATTTTATTTCATTAAAAAAGAATTCGAAACGTTTTGACGAAGTTCGAACTCAACAATCTGAAAAACGCTTTGAATATTGGGTTCAGGAATATATTTTAAGTATGATGAAAAAAGATAATTCTGTGGAGGAAGCTTATATTCAGCATAAAAAAAATGCTTCAGACCTGATTTCTAATCCAAGTACTGAAGCAAAGTTATTTGTAGAAAAGTTTTTAAGAGATTCAAGATCTGAGATTTGAGTTACGAGTTTCAAGATCCGAGTTTTCAAGATTCGTGGAATATTTAATAAGTATATTTTACAAGATTTAAAACTCGTATCACCAAACCCGAACCACGACTAAAGCTTCTCCTTTTCTTTCGTTTCTTCATTTTTAGAAATATATCCATCGTAAGAAATCGGCTGTCTATCGTTGCTTCTTATTGATGTTGATGCTTTTCCGTTTTTAAAAATTTCAATATTAATATCAGAAACATGTTTTACATCATTGGGTTTGATTTTGTACACCCAGTTTCCTTTTTTACTCTGAGTTTTTGTTACGGCATAATCTTTTGAAGTAAATCGGTAACTGTTATCGGATGTTCCGTACGTTGAGGTAAAAGCTCTTCCAAAATAAGGAAGCGTAACTTCCATCACTCCTTTTTTAAATTCAATGCCGTAGCTTTCACCAGAAATCTGAAATGTACGAAGCTGAGTGGCATTCGGGATTGAGTTTACCACATTGATAACATCGTAATTCATCGGGTTTGCTTTTTCAGCATGAAAAGTAAATTCATCAGAACTCACCAGATTGTTTACTATTTGTGGATCAACTTTTTGCGATGCACAATTCTGAAAAAGAAATATGAATGCAAAAACTGAGATTATTTTTATATAAATTTTCATAAGATTAAATTTAGTAAATTTATACATCAAAATGTATGCAAAAACGAATTTCAGAATATTTTTTGGAATAGAAATTGTTAAGGTTCAATTATAATAGGCAATTATGAAAATTACTCATTTATTAGGAATTGGAGCGGCCGCTTTTGCAGTTGCAGCGTGTACAACAAATCCGATGACAGGAAGAAAATCTCTACAAATAGGAACCCTTAATCCTCAGATAACTTCTTCGGCTGTGCAACAATATCAGCAGACTTTGAAAGAGTCTAAAGTTGTAACAGGAGCTCAGGCTCAGATGGTTAAAAAAGTAGGAAATAAAATAAAAATAGCAGCAGAACAATATTACGCAAGTATCGGTAGAAGTGCAGATTTGTCTGGTTATCAGTGGGAATTTAATCTTCTTCAGGATAATCAGGTGAATGCATGGTGTATGCCGGGCGGAAAAGTGGCTGTTTATACAGGAATTCTTCCGGTTACTAAAGATGAAACCGGGCTTGCAGTTGTGATGGGGCACGAAGTTTCTCACGCTTTGGCAGGTCATGGTAACGAAAGAATTTCACAGGCAATGGTTGCACAATATGGAGGAGCGCTTTTAGGAAGTACTATTTCAAATGCACAATGGTCTAGTGTTTTTCAACAAGTTTATCCTGTTGGTTCACAAGTAGCTCTTTTAAAATATGGAAGAACTCAGGAGTCTGAAGCAGACGAAATGGGATTAAATTTAATGGCCATTGCAGGGTATGATCCGCGTCAAGCAATACCTTTCTGGCAAAGGATGGAAGCTTCATCTTCAGGAGCAAGACAACCGGAGTTTTTGTCAACTCACCCAAGTCCGGGAACCAGAGTTGGAGATATTCAGAAAGATTTACCAAAGGCTTTAGAATACTATAAAAGAGCAGGAGGAAAAGTTTAATGAAAGAAAATTTTAAGTTTTTAATTAATTGGATTAACCGAAAGAATTTATAAATTTTAGTTTAAATTTATAAGTCAATATTCACCATCAAAAACACTATTATGAAAAGTATTTCGATTATAGGAATGATACTTCTTGCAGTATCTGCCTTACTTTTTTATCTGACAACAGATTTTACTGTTGAGAAAATTACAATTTCGCATGTAATGGGAGTTATGGCCGGAATTGGAATAGGTTTGATATTCGGCGGAATGATTGGTTATGTAAGTAAAGGGAGTGCCATAAAAGAAGAAGCCAAAAGAAAGGAGTTTAAACAACTTCAAAAAGAAAAAGAAGAACTTGAAAAGCAAGCTATTGAAATTGAAAGACGTCAGGCTGAGCTTGAAAAAGAAAATATAAATAAAAATCCTCAAATTTAATTTGAGGATTTTTTTATGATTGAATTTTTGTTTGATTAGAATTTATATCCTAAACCTAACAAAAATAAGCTTGATCTGTTGTCGTAATTGATTTCCTGACTTGATCCCGCAACATTGTTGATGAATTTTCTCTGATCTTTAGAAAAAGCGCCTTCATATCTTGCAGAAAGAATTAGCTTCTTAATTTCACTTTGTACACCCAATTGGTACCCTACGGTGAATTCTTTAGCATCAACCTTTTGCACGAAATTATCAAAATTGTCGCTTTTAGCTAAGTTGAAACTTCCAACAGGTCCTGCATAAGCACTTAATAAATTACCCAATACATTTACCCCAACCAAAACAGGAATATCTACTCTGCTGTTTTTAGCTTTAATGGTAGTTTGAGCTGCATTTATATCATTTTGTACAGTAACTTCGTTGCTGAAATTGGTATAATAAATTTCCGGCATTACGTATAATGCAGTTGGTAAATCAATTTTTAAAGATAAACCAACATTAAATCCGGTAATGTTTTTTCCTTTTTGCTCTACAGCATTTGTAGCTGCTGTTTTAAGGTTTTTCCAAGAAGCTGAGCTTGTTGGAATCAATACATTTGCTTTTCCGGCTAGTGAAATCTGTGCCGAAGCAAAAACTGAAAAGCCTATAAATGCTGCGCTAATTAATTTTTTCATTATCGTCTATTTTTGTAATAGTATTCTCAATTGTTTTATTATTCTCTAAAAGATATTCTCGCAATTCTTTAAATAATTCTGATGAATAAACGAAATCGATTAGATTTTTATTGCCTGCAGTAATCAGGATGTCTTTATTACCTTCCCATTCTTTTATGCCCAATCTCAGGTATACAATTTTCTCGCCAATGGTCATCACCGAGTTCATATCGTGAGTATTGATAATGGTTGTGGTGTTGTATTC
Above is a genomic segment from Chryseobacterium mulctrae containing:
- a CDS encoding enolase C-terminal domain-like protein, with amino-acid sequence MKIKFTLKKLQLKETFSIAYGNYNHRDALLIELFHQNCKGYGECVAIDYYQINLHDFVLKLKEIQHQIEAQKIIHPKDFFKFLLSLNLHSFLLSALDCAYWDLFGKLENKSFLELNQLPTDNLVESSITISIGDIENQIDKIQKSEWTRFKVKCKGLNKSNVEKLLQLDKSIALDSNASFTDEDCVWLQGNGEVQKFSYLEQPRPIDYYRILKKESFANWMADEDCQNIDSLEELIPYYKSINIKLMKCGGLTPALEMIKKARELNYKIMIGCMTESTVGISAGCLLTGVADFVDLDGANLISNDYATGNFVENGKIILSGKSGLGIDLK
- the meaB gene encoding methylmalonyl Co-A mutase-associated GTPase MeaB, which produces MKISTEDFIDGIKSGNKRLIAKAITLVESTKPEHRSQAEELLKKILPLTGNSIRVGITGVPGAGKSTFIENFGRLAISNNKKVAVLAIDPSSAINKGSILGDKTRMEELAKEENAFIRPSPSSGFLGGVANTTFETMMICEAAGYDYILIETVGVGQSEVLVSDITDVFLFLKIIGGGDELQGIKRGIMEMVDIIFINKVEESNLQKAKNTKLELKRALDFLPAKEKDWKVPVLLGSALHNEGLNDVYQKINDFISLKKNSKRFDEVRTQQSEKRFEYWVQEYILSMMKKDNSVEEAYIQHKKNASDLISNPSTEAKLFVEKFLRDSRSEI
- a CDS encoding outer membrane beta-barrel protein, coding for MKKLISAAFIGFSVFASAQISLAGKANVLIPTSSASWKNLKTAATNAVEQKGKNITGFNVGLSLKIDLPTALYVMPEIYYTNFSNEVTVQNDINAAQTTIKAKNSRVDIPVLVGVNVLGNLLSAYAGPVGSFNLAKSDNFDNFVQKVDAKEFTVGYQLGVQSEIKKLILSARYEGAFSKDQRKFINNVAGSSQEINYDNRSSLFLLGLGYKF
- a CDS encoding DUF4251 domain-containing protein, which gives rise to MKIYIKIISVFAFIFLFQNCASQKVDPQIVNNLVSSDEFTFHAEKANPMNYDVINVVNSIPNATQLRTFQISGESYGIEFKKGVMEVTLPYFGRAFTSTYGTSDNSYRFTSKDYAVTKTQSKKGNWVYKIKPNDVKHVSDINIEIFKNGKASTSIRSNDRQPISYDGYISKNEETKEKEKL
- a CDS encoding cytochrome C — protein: MKKLVLNMILGSVFMVSCGPKSTAVTGPKFTSAEHLAQGKTVFENSCNRCHKLPDPAKHDDQGWIKTLSRMAPKAKLNDEQHQMVYDYLISVNKK
- a CDS encoding M48 family metallopeptidase, whose product is MKITHLLGIGAAAFAVAACTTNPMTGRKSLQIGTLNPQITSSAVQQYQQTLKESKVVTGAQAQMVKKVGNKIKIAAEQYYASIGRSADLSGYQWEFNLLQDNQVNAWCMPGGKVAVYTGILPVTKDETGLAVVMGHEVSHALAGHGNERISQAMVAQYGGALLGSTISNAQWSSVFQQVYPVGSQVALLKYGRTQESEADEMGLNLMAIAGYDPRQAIPFWQRMEASSSGARQPEFLSTHPSPGTRVGDIQKDLPKALEYYKRAGGKV
- a CDS encoding c-type cytochrome; translated protein: MKSLFAAATFALILLASCTPKATSVAEAPKSSTSTTEQIAQGKTIFETACKRCHDLPEPTKFTSVQWVGIMNSMAPKAKLTDEQHQWVYDYVVSVKK